In Rhodococcus rhodochrous, a genomic segment contains:
- a CDS encoding helix-turn-helix domain-containing protein, with protein sequence MAGNGSSYKALEWVWGLSEVTPTQKLVLLSLACRVDQAYSCFPGLKLISKETCLGRSTVIDALNALEANDLLFRATRVRPNGSHSTNRYYLNHPEAPHLTGELDEDDDPNRIAELDQATKRAIAAQKKRRSEG encoded by the coding sequence ATGGCCGGCAACGGGTCGAGCTACAAGGCCCTCGAATGGGTGTGGGGCTTGTCCGAGGTCACGCCCACTCAGAAGCTCGTGCTCCTGTCCCTGGCGTGCCGCGTCGACCAGGCCTACTCCTGCTTCCCCGGGCTGAAACTGATCTCCAAGGAGACGTGCCTGGGTCGTTCGACGGTTATCGACGCGCTCAACGCACTCGAGGCCAATGACCTGCTGTTCCGGGCCACTCGAGTGCGACCGAACGGCAGTCACTCGACAAACCGCTACTACCTCAACCATCCCGAAGCCCCGCACCTGACGGGCGAACTGGACGAGGACGACGACCCCAACCGGATCGCCGAACTCGACCAGGCCACGAAACGTGCGATCGCTGCCCAGAAGAAGCGGAGGAGTGAGGGGTAG
- a CDS encoding DUF2637 domain-containing protein, whose amino-acid sequence MRRNHRDPQTPPKPRYPMPVKLAAGAALAVAAASFLRSFTALSDLAMMFEVPADQAWTLPIGIDGLVIVATVAAVMLRGWRWYSWMLLIVGTLLSVAGNGIHAWLITENPIGVGIAVIPPLVTLAAIHLTVVLAHENRPQQAAPMPQPPMREPEPVAESAPLVTDNDLRIPDEWLDAQGVQRPVSEDMTVQLPVVDPQVGEVSEVEQGPVGVVIDADDDPEGAREWALEQMRLGTMNYVEIAQGVNRSEGTIRRWRDAAGIPPRLTVAA is encoded by the coding sequence ATGCGTCGCAACCACCGTGACCCGCAGACACCGCCGAAGCCGCGCTACCCGATGCCGGTGAAACTCGCCGCCGGGGCCGCTCTCGCCGTGGCCGCCGCGTCGTTCCTGCGGTCGTTCACCGCCTTGTCCGACCTGGCGATGATGTTCGAGGTGCCCGCCGATCAGGCGTGGACGCTGCCCATCGGCATCGACGGGCTGGTGATCGTCGCGACGGTCGCGGCCGTGATGCTGCGCGGTTGGCGCTGGTACTCGTGGATGCTGCTGATCGTCGGCACCCTGCTCTCGGTCGCCGGTAACGGTATCCATGCCTGGCTGATCACCGAGAATCCGATCGGTGTGGGCATCGCGGTCATCCCGCCGTTGGTCACCCTCGCCGCGATCCATCTGACCGTGGTGCTCGCTCACGAGAACCGGCCGCAGCAGGCCGCGCCGATGCCGCAGCCGCCGATGCGCGAGCCCGAGCCGGTCGCCGAGTCTGCCCCGTTGGTCACCGACAACGACCTGCGTATCCCGGATGAATGGCTCGATGCCCAGGGTGTCCAGCGCCCGGTGTCCGAGGACATGACCGTGCAGCTGCCCGTCGTCGATCCGCAGGTCGGCGAGGTGTCCGAGGTCGAGCAGGGGCCGGTGGGTGTGGTGATCGACGCCGATGACGACCCGGAGGGTGCTCGGGAGTGGGCGCTCGAGCAGATGCGCCTGGGCACGATGAACTATGTGGAGATCGCTCAGGGTGTCAATCGCAGTGAGGGCACGATCCGGCGGTGGCGCGACGCGGCAGGCATTCCGCCGCGTCTGACGGTCGCGGCCTGA
- a CDS encoding glycine-rich domain-containing protein: MIADRILDGFGKFITTANFEDTLGAEVDARMERALAPFGEMIAELEKRSGYVDLENAEIVTLIADQRWEKPVGFNRFHVICIGAGAGGATGHFDALWGAHYGRGGGGGGGCDEKTFTDLEMPDFVDCTIGVGGAGAVNGGNGSRLGASGTQSAFGDLLVGGGGKGDGTGGSGNSPGGSGGGPGRAGSPGTQGNVGGSAGGGGGGQNAFSNKASNKAGEGGRSGTLPGGPAGAWVTSNSSAARPAPGRDAGEGQFYGGSGGGGGGGRGPGGHGGMPGGGGGAGGIDGTGGKGADGCIHIICFYE, translated from the coding sequence ATGATCGCCGACCGCATCTTGGACGGCTTCGGCAAGTTCATCACCACCGCGAACTTCGAGGACACCCTCGGCGCCGAAGTCGACGCTCGCATGGAACGGGCGCTGGCGCCGTTCGGCGAGATGATCGCCGAGCTCGAGAAGCGCAGCGGCTATGTCGACCTCGAGAACGCCGAGATCGTCACCCTGATCGCCGATCAGCGCTGGGAAAAGCCCGTCGGATTCAACCGGTTCCACGTCATCTGCATTGGCGCCGGTGCCGGTGGCGCGACCGGCCACTTCGATGCCCTGTGGGGCGCGCACTACGGCCGCGGCGGTGGTGGTGGCGGTGGCTGCGACGAGAAGACGTTCACCGACCTCGAGATGCCCGACTTCGTCGACTGCACCATCGGTGTCGGCGGTGCCGGCGCCGTCAACGGCGGCAACGGCTCACGCCTCGGCGCCTCCGGCACCCAAAGCGCCTTCGGTGACCTGCTCGTCGGCGGTGGCGGCAAGGGGGACGGCACCGGCGGATCCGGCAACTCCCCCGGCGGCAGCGGTGGCGGCCCGGGACGAGCCGGTAGCCCCGGAACACAGGGCAACGTCGGCGGGTCCGCCGGTGGCGGTGGCGGTGGGCAGAACGCTTTCTCGAACAAGGCATCGAACAAGGCCGGTGAGGGTGGCCGCTCGGGCACCCTGCCCGGCGGTCCGGCGGGCGCCTGGGTGACGTCGAACTCGTCGGCGGCACGCCCCGCTCCCGGTCGCGATGCCGGAGAAGGCCAGTTCTACGGCGGTTCCGGTGGCGGTGGCGGTGGCGGTCGCGGTCCCGGTGGTCATGGCGGTATGCCCGGCGGCGGCGGCGGTGCCGGTGGTATCGACGGCACCGGCGGCAAGGGCGCTGACGGCTGCATTCACATCATCTGCTTCTACGAATAA
- a CDS encoding phage holin, which yields MTHRLEGPTMTVLDKIRDAISPDLRGYLHGITPVLMTALVAFGATTDTVAALIAGAAIACIDLLFALIHSTNAWRSALYGFGAAMQPIGIAIGWGTDTQWVAALAVASALLGSGIAAGKTPAFKV from the coding sequence ATGACCCACCGACTGGAAGGCCCCACCATGACCGTTCTCGACAAGATCCGCGACGCCATCTCCCCCGATCTGCGCGGCTACCTGCACGGCATCACCCCGGTGCTGATGACCGCGCTGGTGGCCTTCGGTGCCACCACCGACACCGTCGCCGCGCTGATCGCCGGTGCCGCGATCGCCTGCATCGACCTGCTGTTCGCCCTGATCCACTCCACCAACGCCTGGCGCAGCGCCCTCTACGGCTTCGGCGCGGCCATGCAGCCGATCGGCATCGCGATCGGCTGGGGCACCGACACCCAGTGGGTCGCGGCGCTGGCGGTCGCATCGGCGCTGCTCGGCAGCGGTATCGCTGCGGGCAAGACCCCCGCTTTCAAGGTCTGA
- a CDS encoding peptidoglycan-binding domain-containing protein, translating to MTILRANVDYAWNIVRARDRKPYGYGGTWSKTDVNRTTDCSGIVTHVLDALLNGPNMKWSRHGLSTEAYRYVGGAGAIGPFGTIRCTSPDQVPADAVLKIGLMHGPGGGANSHMSCTLEGVAIESRGMAFGEGGQIVGRTARHWNNALFHDWFYLPGKVVGEVDPNVFPMPADYFYGWYEGPEQSISGRAGEPKSWIDGLARMQERLGVPVSRVYDAATHNAVKQVQAATPGLLPDGFIGPRTWAAILEKGTEVAFTDEDRRMLREVHRELTQRHPSRSKYRDSGDKPIDTMAGFAINADARAHEALTEVRNLAKRFELATAKPKPTAQVSE from the coding sequence GTGACCATCCTGCGCGCGAACGTCGACTACGCCTGGAACATCGTCCGGGCCCGCGACCGCAAACCGTACGGCTACGGCGGCACCTGGTCGAAAACCGACGTCAACCGCACCACCGACTGCTCCGGCATCGTCACGCACGTCCTCGACGCGCTGCTCAACGGCCCGAACATGAAGTGGTCGCGGCACGGCCTGTCCACCGAGGCCTACCGGTATGTCGGCGGCGCCGGGGCGATCGGCCCGTTCGGCACGATCCGCTGCACCTCGCCCGACCAGGTGCCGGCCGACGCGGTGCTCAAGATCGGGCTGATGCACGGCCCCGGCGGCGGGGCGAACAGTCACATGTCCTGCACCCTCGAGGGCGTCGCGATCGAGTCGCGCGGCATGGCCTTCGGCGAGGGCGGGCAGATCGTCGGCCGCACCGCCCGGCACTGGAACAACGCACTGTTCCACGACTGGTTCTACCTGCCCGGCAAGGTCGTCGGCGAGGTCGATCCGAACGTCTTCCCGATGCCTGCCGACTACTTCTACGGCTGGTACGAGGGCCCCGAGCAGTCGATCTCCGGTCGCGCCGGGGAGCCGAAGTCCTGGATCGACGGGCTGGCCCGGATGCAGGAACGCCTCGGGGTGCCGGTCAGCCGCGTCTACGACGCCGCCACACACAACGCCGTCAAACAGGTCCAGGCCGCCACCCCCGGCCTGCTGCCGGACGGATTCATCGGCCCCCGTACCTGGGCCGCAATCCTCGAGAAGGGAACCGAGGTGGCTTTCACCGACGAGGACCGCCGGATGCTGCGCGAGGTCCACCGCGAACTCACCCAGCGTCACCCGTCGCGGTCGAAGTACCGCGACAGCGGCGACAAGCCCATCGACACCATGGCCGGTTTCGCGATCAACGCCGATGCGCGCGCCCACGAGGCGCTGACCGAGGTCCGCAACCTCGCCAAACGCTTCGAGCTGGCCACCGCCAAGCCCAAGCCCACTGCGCAGGTCTCCGAATGA
- a CDS encoding HNH endonuclease signature motif containing protein has translation MTDFHRRSKSKDGRQNRCKPCAISTAKASVDRNRETVREYQKRYGQEKREQLAAYRSAYYRKNRTQLLARYKEKYRENRDVIRARTMAYYENNRERHAENARRWRAANPEREKLRYTRGNARRRAWKAANPHIPYTLEQLRQRLDYYGGLCWVCRSVGVEVDHVKPVSKGGPEMLANLRPICPPCNKRKTNKWPFRPTD, from the coding sequence TTGACCGACTTCCACCGGAGGTCCAAGTCGAAGGACGGCAGGCAGAACAGATGCAAGCCCTGCGCAATCTCCACCGCGAAGGCGTCCGTGGACCGCAACCGCGAGACGGTGCGCGAGTACCAGAAGCGGTACGGCCAGGAGAAACGCGAGCAGCTTGCGGCGTACCGGAGCGCCTACTACCGCAAGAACCGCACCCAGCTCCTCGCTCGGTACAAGGAGAAGTACCGCGAGAACCGCGACGTCATCCGCGCCCGGACCATGGCCTACTACGAGAACAACCGGGAACGCCACGCCGAGAACGCCCGCCGGTGGCGCGCAGCCAATCCCGAACGGGAGAAGCTGCGCTACACCCGCGGCAACGCCCGTCGGCGTGCGTGGAAGGCGGCGAACCCGCACATCCCGTACACCCTCGAGCAGCTTCGCCAGCGCCTCGACTACTACGGGGGTCTGTGCTGGGTCTGCCGGTCCGTGGGCGTCGAGGTCGACCACGTGAAGCCGGTCTCGAAAGGCGGACCGGAAATGCTCGCCAACCTTCGCCCCATTTGCCCTCCCTGCAATAAGCGGAAAACCAACAAATGGCCATTCCGCCCTACTGATTGA
- a CDS encoding Gp37-like protein, with protein MQTTALPQTEAWMRAAAAYMDDLVAADERTVEEPVFDIRVWDLNYDLQGFCGDYITATIEFARNRVGTGEIVLPGDSEFGPLMMRCKDEVVPITVDYNDRRWSGRVDTCQRIWDTNGLRYVATLVDEWAWIQSILCWPSPFAPLQAQIPKSMITVGPAITCIKSYLVANLLRLQIPLWSILNNISIGGLVSSIGAGFTPGYYAGTDPEKPNNPVQWNDPLINRAQWPVAVKPANPLTDTSKWTAMTARMVDAETLFQDVLKDEGLMLTAKLFIPGEDEPIEGLDLTRPTIVLDVVDLSGYVGETGTAADGLKRSIVEFGQNGTKIIRPYNGPDSDAYRKPGFFGQHYKEPWVTFWEGQHSGIRKSVVTAHHPIAKYVIVGGRSPGWLNKGINLLIESALSAILAFVGLSGIAPTILNGILDDVFLAFDRYYDAQRVQKLGPYGFYEYYAPGGAVAYSLSGIINGLSGIHDTRGYESYEFEIDDRAPYQFGLHMDIGQPIAVESGGLLYLQYLEAARVTDSRTERVDTKLSIGDPSAEEDPTARMARKLKRIGALVNAVFLNQ; from the coding sequence GTGCAGACCACCGCACTCCCCCAAACCGAAGCGTGGATGCGCGCCGCCGCGGCCTACATGGACGACCTCGTCGCCGCCGACGAGCGCACCGTCGAAGAACCCGTCTTCGACATCCGCGTCTGGGACCTGAACTACGACCTGCAGGGATTCTGCGGCGACTACATCACCGCCACCATCGAGTTCGCCCGCAACCGCGTCGGCACCGGCGAGATCGTCCTGCCGGGCGATTCGGAGTTCGGGCCGCTGATGATGCGGTGCAAGGACGAAGTCGTCCCGATCACCGTCGACTACAACGATCGCCGCTGGTCCGGGCGGGTCGACACCTGCCAGCGCATCTGGGACACCAACGGGCTGCGCTACGTCGCCACCCTCGTCGACGAATGGGCGTGGATCCAGTCGATCCTGTGCTGGCCCTCGCCGTTCGCGCCCCTGCAGGCCCAGATACCGAAGTCGATGATCACGGTCGGCCCGGCGATCACCTGCATCAAGAGCTACCTGGTGGCGAACCTGCTCCGCCTGCAGATCCCCCTGTGGTCGATCCTGAACAACATCTCGATCGGCGGGCTCGTCTCGAGCATCGGCGCCGGGTTCACCCCTGGCTATTACGCCGGCACCGACCCGGAGAAGCCGAACAACCCCGTCCAGTGGAACGACCCGCTGATCAACCGCGCCCAGTGGCCGGTCGCGGTCAAGCCCGCCAATCCCCTGACCGACACCAGCAAGTGGACGGCGATGACCGCCCGCATGGTCGACGCGGAGACCTTGTTCCAGGACGTCCTCAAGGACGAGGGCCTGATGCTCACCGCGAAGCTGTTCATCCCGGGCGAGGACGAGCCGATCGAAGGTCTCGATCTGACCCGCCCGACCATCGTCCTCGACGTGGTCGACCTGTCCGGCTACGTCGGCGAGACCGGCACCGCGGCCGACGGGCTCAAGCGCAGCATCGTCGAGTTCGGGCAGAACGGCACCAAAATCATCCGCCCGTACAACGGACCGGACTCCGATGCCTACAGAAAGCCCGGGTTCTTCGGCCAGCACTACAAAGAGCCGTGGGTGACCTTCTGGGAAGGCCAGCACTCCGGCATCCGAAAATCCGTGGTCACCGCCCACCACCCGATCGCCAAGTACGTCATCGTCGGCGGCCGAAGTCCGGGCTGGCTGAACAAGGGCATCAACCTGCTGATCGAGTCGGCGCTCTCGGCGATCCTCGCGTTCGTCGGCCTGTCCGGTATCGCCCCGACCATCCTCAACGGGATATTGGACGACGTTTTCCTGGCATTCGACCGCTATTACGACGCGCAGCGGGTCCAGAAACTCGGACCGTACGGATTCTACGAGTATTACGCCCCCGGCGGGGCCGTCGCATATTCCCTGTCCGGCATTATCAACGGCCTTTCCGGCATCCACGACACACGTGGTTACGAAAGCTACGAATTCGAGATCGACGACCGGGCACCGTACCAATTCGGGCTGCATATGGACATCGGCCAGCCCATCGCTGTCGAGTCCGGCGGACTGCTCTACCTGCAGTATCTCGAAGCTGCGCGGGTGACCGACTCCCGCACCGAGCGGGTCGACACGAAATTGTCGATCGGTGATCCGTCCGCCGAAGAAGACCCCACCGCACGCATGGCCCGGAAACTCAAGCGAATCGGTGCGCTCGTCAACGCGGTATTCCTCAATCAGTAG
- a CDS encoding phage tail family protein, producing the protein MYRDWTGYNWRLAGWGAGTEGVRLSPGPKGLLGAPRELIFTEGARQEGATYTGNTVGKRTVDFEVDVHADSVHQFRRINERWLRAHRADKPGHLLSWSPGGPWLALRVRRGDVPMPKWNKDPTLLRSQQYAMQWVAERPFFEAPVEDALWTDKGGASTGKLILPNRGDVEAWPRFVITGPGTPLIQDGPGGPMMPLPKLERGEIWRIDTYNRKPTIVSNLRTNPWAYMRGRRFRNPIPAGETASLAVSMTGGDRTNSILAVLTPRYDWFR; encoded by the coding sequence GTGTATCGAGATTGGACCGGTTACAACTGGCGGCTCGCGGGCTGGGGGGCCGGGACCGAAGGCGTACGCCTCTCGCCCGGCCCCAAGGGCCTGCTCGGCGCTCCCCGCGAGCTGATCTTCACCGAGGGGGCCCGCCAGGAAGGGGCGACCTACACCGGCAACACGGTCGGCAAACGCACCGTCGACTTCGAGGTCGACGTGCACGCCGACAGCGTCCACCAGTTCCGCCGCATCAACGAACGGTGGCTGCGCGCCCACCGCGCCGACAAGCCCGGACACCTGCTGTCCTGGTCACCGGGCGGCCCGTGGCTGGCGCTGCGGGTCCGGCGCGGCGACGTGCCGATGCCGAAGTGGAACAAGGACCCCACGCTGCTGCGCTCCCAGCAGTACGCGATGCAGTGGGTCGCCGAACGGCCCTTCTTCGAGGCGCCGGTCGAAGACGCCCTGTGGACCGACAAGGGTGGGGCCAGCACGGGCAAGTTGATCCTGCCCAACCGTGGCGACGTCGAAGCGTGGCCCCGGTTCGTCATCACCGGCCCCGGCACCCCGCTGATCCAGGACGGGCCCGGCGGCCCGATGATGCCGCTGCCGAAGCTCGAGCGCGGCGAAATCTGGCGCATCGACACCTACAACCGCAAGCCGACCATCGTGTCGAACCTGCGGACCAACCCGTGGGCGTACATGCGCGGCCGCCGCTTCCGCAATCCCATCCCTGCCGGTGAGACGGCCTCACTGGCCGTCTCCATGACCGGCGGCGACCGAACCAACAGCATCCTCGCGGTCCTGACCCCGCGTTACGACTGGTTCCGGTAG